A single region of the Thermodesulfatator indicus DSM 15286 genome encodes:
- a CDS encoding [Fe-Fe] hydrogenase large subunit C-terminal domain-containing protein encodes MKKELSPVVKVDAEKCNNCHKCIAVCPVKFCNKASESAVEINHNMCIGCGACIEVCETGARQWVDDFDAFMKDVKKTNMVAIVAPAVAANFPHNYLRLNGWLKSIGIKAVFDVSFGAELTVKSYVEYLKKKQPNMIIAQPCPAIVTYMQIYQPELLEYLIPVQSPMLHTIIMIKHFYPEYKDFKVAVISPCLAKKREFDETGLGDYNVTFKSIDKYFREKNIQLSSYPEVDFDNPPAERAVLFSSPGGLMRTAERWIPDIKERTRKIEGVTMVYSYLKKLPELVRKGLNPLLVDCLNCELGCNGGPGSLRQHASPDEVEFYIEKRRKEMQERYKARFGNKVSAKKIEKVVNKYWKEGLYDRSYLNLKENNELKMPSERELKKVYETMHKYSEKDLYNCMACGYGKCQDMAIAIYNGLNKPENCFHYNEAELKNTLTKVMEMKNKNESVAEYIFKSLNEMNQEIATIQEMASRLGELLERQKEEFDGLVSEIESYAKITENFGPIAAAINKIAEQINLLSLNATIEAVRAGEAGRGFTVVANEIKKLADDSKQEVQKIVPYGEKIRKELNKISFQVSDASKEFSQIADIIDQVMREVKEMFSRIQQLEKEASQLVTK; translated from the coding sequence ATGAAAAAAGAGCTTTCTCCTGTAGTTAAGGTTGATGCAGAAAAGTGCAATAATTGCCATAAATGTATTGCTGTCTGTCCGGTCAAGTTTTGTAACAAAGCCTCGGAGAGTGCAGTTGAAATAAACCACAATATGTGTATAGGCTGTGGAGCCTGTATTGAAGTATGTGAAACCGGAGCCAGGCAATGGGTAGATGATTTTGATGCGTTCATGAAAGACGTAAAAAAGACGAACATGGTAGCTATTGTGGCTCCGGCTGTAGCTGCTAATTTCCCACACAATTATCTCCGCCTAAACGGATGGCTAAAATCTATCGGGATAAAAGCTGTTTTTGATGTGAGCTTTGGTGCCGAACTCACTGTAAAAAGCTATGTGGAATATCTAAAAAAGAAACAACCAAATATGATTATTGCTCAGCCCTGTCCGGCTATCGTCACCTATATGCAGATTTATCAGCCAGAGCTTCTGGAATATCTCATCCCTGTTCAAAGTCCTATGCTTCACACTATCATCATGATAAAACATTTTTATCCTGAATACAAAGATTTCAAAGTAGCGGTTATTTCACCATGTTTAGCAAAAAAGAGAGAATTTGATGAAACAGGTTTAGGAGATTATAATGTAACCTTCAAATCAATTGACAAATATTTCAGAGAAAAAAATATTCAACTTTCTTCGTATCCTGAAGTAGATTTTGACAATCCTCCTGCGGAAAGAGCAGTCCTCTTTTCGTCTCCCGGTGGGCTTATGCGTACGGCCGAAAGATGGATACCAGACATCAAAGAGCGCACAAGAAAAATCGAAGGTGTGACCATGGTTTACAGCTATCTCAAAAAGCTTCCCGAACTGGTGCGCAAAGGCCTCAATCCTTTACTTGTAGATTGCTTGAACTGTGAATTGGGCTGTAACGGAGGTCCGGGAAGCCTACGCCAACACGCCAGCCCTGACGAGGTAGAATTTTATATTGAAAAACGCCGAAAAGAAATGCAGGAGCGCTATAAAGCCAGGTTCGGCAACAAAGTTTCGGCAAAAAAAATAGAAAAAGTCGTCAATAAATACTGGAAAGAAGGACTTTATGACAGGAGTTATTTAAACCTTAAAGAAAATAACGAGTTAAAAATGCCATCAGAACGAGAGCTCAAAAAAGTTTACGAAACTATGCACAAATATTCAGAAAAAGATTTATACAATTGTATGGCATGTGGTTACGGCAAATGCCAGGACATGGCGATTGCTATTTACAACGGTCTCAACAAACCGGAAAACTGCTTCCATTACAATGAAGCCGAACTCAAAAATACTTTGACTAAAGTCATGGAAATGAAAAACAAAAACGAATCTGTTGCAGAATATATTTTTAAATCTTTAAATGAGATGAATCAAGAGATTGCTACCATACAGGAAATGGCCTCTCGTCTTGGAGAACTTCTGGAAAGGCAAAAAGAGGAGTTTGACGGCTTGGTGTCCGAAATAGAGAGCTATGCCAAGATAACCGAAAATTTCGGCCCCATAGCTGCAGCCATAAATAAAATAGCCGAACAAATAAATCTTCTCTCCCTAAACGCTACTATTGAGGCTGTACGGGCTGGCGAGGCTGGTAGAGGATTCACCGTGGTAGCCAACGAGATCAAAAAGCTAGCCGACGATTCCAAACAAGAAGTTCAAAAGATCGTCCCTTATGGAGAAAAGATAAGAAAGGAATTAAATAAAATATCTTTTCAAGTCTCTGATGCCTCAAAAGAATTTTCTCAAATCGCTGATATTATCGACCAGGTTATGAGAGAGGTCAAAGAGATGTTCTCTCGCATTCAGCAACTTGAAAAAGAAGCTTCTCAGCTAGTGACCAAATAG
- a CDS encoding bifunctional folylpolyglutamate synthase/dihydrofolate synthase, with product MRFEEALNWLSKHQFHGIKPGLERIREILARLKEPHLRYPTVHISGTNGKGSTAAFLESILRQHGLKTGLYTSPHLISVCERFVINGNPISEEKFAELTSKVKKALGASPATYFELTTAIAFLAFAEEEVDIAVIECGLGGRLDATNVIYPEVSIVTSISFDHEFYLGNTLSSIAFEEADIIKPQRPAVTCWQKEEAMKVIEEIAFKRNSPLYVKGKLFDAFPQNGTVLYKGKNYFSGLKPSLKGRHQLDNLSLAIKAAELLEENKHLNLKAEKLKEAIANTFWPGRFEIFEFSPPVILDGAHNEDGIRILKTALADYGIEEYALIFGASNEDKTKPFVKMLSMLLPKCRKLFICPPPGPRKPVSIEEWQEKLKGFSLPPSFFSSSWEETLEKALVSRGDLPLVVAGSLYLVGHVRAYLKTKIEKQSR from the coding sequence ATGAGGTTCGAAGAAGCGCTAAATTGGCTTTCAAAACACCAGTTTCACGGCATCAAACCCGGTCTTGAAAGAATCAGAGAGATTCTTGCTCGTTTAAAAGAACCCCATTTACGTTATCCAACGGTTCATATTTCTGGCACTAATGGAAAAGGTTCTACAGCTGCTTTTCTTGAAAGTATTTTACGCCAGCATGGTTTAAAAACAGGCCTTTATACATCGCCTCATCTAATTTCAGTCTGCGAACGTTTTGTTATAAACGGAAACCCTATTTCTGAAGAAAAATTTGCAGAACTAACTTCAAAAGTAAAAAAAGCTTTAGGAGCAAGCCCGGCCACCTATTTTGAGCTGACTACGGCGATTGCTTTTTTGGCTTTTGCCGAAGAAGAAGTTGATATAGCGGTTATAGAGTGTGGTCTTGGAGGACGCCTTGACGCCACTAATGTTATTTACCCAGAAGTCTCTATCGTCACTTCTATAAGTTTTGATCACGAATTTTATCTGGGCAATACCCTTAGCTCCATTGCCTTTGAAGAAGCTGACATCATTAAGCCTCAAAGGCCTGCGGTGACCTGCTGGCAAAAAGAAGAGGCTATGAAAGTGATTGAAGAAATAGCATTTAAAAGAAATTCTCCCCTTTACGTGAAAGGAAAGCTATTTGATGCCTTTCCCCAAAATGGGACGGTCCTTTACAAAGGAAAAAACTACTTCTCTGGCTTAAAGCCATCTCTTAAAGGCCGCCACCAGTTGGACAATTTATCTCTGGCAATTAAGGCCGCGGAACTTTTAGAAGAAAATAAACACTTAAACCTTAAAGCAGAAAAATTAAAAGAAGCTATAGCCAATACTTTTTGGCCTGGACGTTTTGAAATATTTGAATTTTCTCCTCCTGTAATCCTTGACGGGGCCCACAACGAAGATGGGATTAGAATTTTGAAAACCGCTCTGGCTGACTATGGTATCGAAGAATACGCTCTTATTTTCGGTGCTTCTAACGAAGATAAGACAAAGCCTTTTGTAAAAATGCTTTCTATGCTTTTACCTAAATGTCGTAAACTTTTTATTTGTCCGCCTCCAGGCCCAAGAAAACCCGTCTCAATTGAAGAATGGCAAGAAAAACTTAAAGGGTTTTCTCTTCCTCCCAGTTTTTTTTCTTCTTCGTGGGAGGAAACATTAGAAAAAGCTTTAGTTTCACGAGGGGATTTACCTTTGGTAGTGGCTGGCTCTCTTTATCTGGTGGGGCACGTCCGTGCTTACTTGAAAACTAAAATCGAAAAACAAAGCCGGTGA
- a CDS encoding cation acetate symporter: MSLTYPIAFIIVALSVLLSIYISFYFRKHTRTTAAFYVAEGKIPWRINGMAMFGDYCSAASFLGVAGAISLMGVDGWWLALGFFATWVAVLLLVAAPLKNAGKFTVGDVLGTRFGTSKGIRTVSMLTTIVLCTLYLVPQIVGAGHLFKLLLGWNYHTTVIVSGILITALVILGGMRGTTFNQAVQGLILLAAMLILLISAIFIHFDGNIFNIIKTAKKMVPTVIAAKEIPEVVKNAPNYKAAVEAARQALPDAPSALTPGVGLRDFWNQLSLVLGLFLGVLGLPHILIRFYTVRDAKAAQKSIEFTIWGLAIFYSAVLFVGLAIMYALYPTLVNLVATGKKGMATNMAVPMFGQEIGGEFFLGIIAAGALAAMLSTCTGLLITATTSIAHDLYASIFKPHSPDEERVSFAKKAVFVLAAISILMAIWLKNQNVGMLVGMSFGIAASTFAPALVLTVWWPRLTKQGVVWGMATGLIVSLIFTFARFFGLKSILGLPVLVNPALYSAPIAFIVFIIASLVTKDTGEVEKFMALAHRKRR; encoded by the coding sequence ATGAGTTTGACGTATCCTATCGCTTTTATCATCGTGGCCTTAAGTGTTTTGTTGTCTATTTATATAAGCTTTTACTTCCGTAAACACACCCGTACCACGGCAGCTTTTTACGTGGCTGAAGGTAAAATCCCCTGGCGTATTAACGGCATGGCCATGTTTGGTGACTATTGTAGTGCCGCAAGCTTCCTAGGGGTTGCTGGTGCTATTTCTCTTATGGGGGTTGATGGTTGGTGGCTAGCCCTTGGTTTTTTTGCCACCTGGGTAGCCGTGTTACTACTAGTAGCCGCTCCCCTTAAAAATGCCGGAAAGTTTACCGTAGGTGATGTGCTTGGTACTCGTTTTGGCACCAGTAAAGGCATCAGAACTGTTTCGATGTTAACTACCATCGTGTTGTGTACTTTATATTTAGTGCCCCAAATTGTTGGAGCAGGGCATTTATTCAAACTCCTATTAGGTTGGAATTATCACACCACAGTAATTGTTTCTGGTATATTGATAACGGCCTTGGTTATCCTTGGAGGAATGAGGGGAACGACCTTCAATCAAGCCGTGCAGGGTTTAATACTTTTAGCTGCCATGCTCATTTTATTGATAAGTGCCATTTTCATTCATTTTGATGGCAATATATTTAACATCATTAAAACGGCTAAAAAGATGGTACCAACGGTTATTGCGGCTAAAGAAATTCCCGAAGTGGTAAAAAATGCACCTAATTATAAAGCAGCAGTTGAAGCGGCCCGCCAAGCCTTACCTGATGCTCCCAGTGCTTTAACCCCTGGAGTTGGATTAAGAGATTTTTGGAATCAATTAAGTCTGGTTTTGGGCTTGTTTTTGGGTGTTTTAGGGTTACCTCATATTCTTATTCGTTTTTATACCGTTCGTGATGCCAAAGCCGCCCAAAAGAGTATTGAATTTACTATTTGGGGACTCGCTATCTTTTATTCTGCTGTTCTTTTTGTTGGCCTGGCCATTATGTATGCTCTTTATCCTACATTGGTAAACCTAGTGGCTACAGGCAAAAAAGGTATGGCCACTAACATGGCCGTACCCATGTTTGGCCAGGAAATAGGTGGAGAATTTTTCCTGGGTATAATTGCTGCAGGTGCTTTAGCCGCCATGCTCAGTACTTGTACAGGGCTCCTTATAACCGCCACCACCAGTATTGCTCACGACCTTTATGCCTCAATATTTAAGCCCCACAGTCCAGACGAAGAAAGGGTCAGCTTTGCCAAAAAAGCCGTTTTTGTCTTAGCTGCTATTTCTATTTTGATGGCTATCTGGCTCAAAAACCAAAACGTAGGTATGTTGGTAGGAATGTCCTTTGGAATAGCTGCCAGCACTTTTGCCCCGGCCCTTGTTCTGACTGTATGGTGGCCAAGGCTTACCAAACAAGGTGTAGTCTGGGGAATGGCTACTGGCTTGATAGTCTCTCTTATTTTTACTTTTGCACGCTTTTTCGGGCTAAAGTCTATACTTGGCCTACCGGTACTGGTAAATCCTGCTCTCTATAGTGCTCCTATAGCTTTTATTGTATTTATTATTGCCAGCTTAGTGACTAAAGATACGGGTGAAGTAGAAAAATTTATGGCTTTGGCCCATCGTAAAAGAAGATAG
- a CDS encoding universal stress protein: MGFKKMLVAVDGYEPSLGAFKKAVELAQDYQAEIVVLQVKEEVPLLPTEKMMEAVEPPISEDPLPLAKAYAQLMGVSVKTVKKTGPVAGAILATAREENVDLILLGDSGRKGFQKLYFGSVAQAVTENADRPVLVIKKGWVDISDLKELAKQIVEKPEIIEIPVYDPRILYENLKFSGTLFVILTAIYFFAVIITSKPLKDVAALEILGLPFGIWCGLFLVVSGIVLTRIYLAKQGGES, translated from the coding sequence ATGGGGTTTAAAAAGATGTTGGTAGCGGTTGATGGCTATGAGCCATCACTCGGGGCCTTTAAAAAGGCCGTGGAACTGGCCCAAGATTATCAGGCAGAGATAGTAGTTCTCCAGGTTAAAGAAGAAGTCCCCCTTCTCCCTACGGAAAAAATGATGGAAGCCGTTGAACCTCCTATTAGCGAAGATCCTTTGCCTCTGGCCAAGGCTTACGCTCAACTTATGGGTGTTTCGGTAAAAACAGTTAAGAAAACAGGCCCAGTAGCTGGAGCGATTCTTGCCACCGCCCGTGAAGAAAATGTCGATTTAATTCTACTAGGTGATTCCGGGCGCAAAGGTTTCCAAAAGCTTTATTTTGGTAGTGTAGCTCAAGCAGTTACCGAAAATGCTGATCGACCGGTTCTTGTTATTAAGAAGGGCTGGGTCGATATTTCTGACTTGAAAGAACTTGCTAAACAGATCGTTGAGAAACCAGAAATTATTGAAATTCCAGTCTATGATCCCCGTATTTTGTATGAAAACCTTAAGTTTTCCGGAACGCTTTTTGTCATACTTACCGCTATCTACTTTTTTGCTGTTATCATTACTTCTAAACCTCTTAAGGACGTCGCTGCTCTAGAAATATTAGGCCTTCCCTTTGGTATATGGTGTGGCTTATTTTTGGTAGTTTCGGGAATAGTTCTTACAAGGATTTATCTTGCTAAACAAGGAGGTGAAAGCTAA
- a CDS encoding N-acetylmuramoyl-L-alanine amidase, translated as MFVPVKKITFLFLFLAFFSQCFFVDSVQATSAEKAFQLAEKELNRFAHSRKIKYRRYWIEIINRYRQIYLRYPESAVAPRALYRCGRLYEELYGYSGKTYDLKRALSYYRLIWEKYPRSPQAKLALQRAISIYEKKLKDPVKALSLKKKPKKLTDRRKKHSPPKKIAPKTSTATNNQTKTPATSNHHKLLAVEVGGTVKQIRQWSGENYSRVVLDLSKPVKYKAHVLKAHAGKPPRLYVDLKPAKISPYTKPEIPIKDSFLKQIRFGQYRKDTVRVVLDLTSLTDYRIFFLNEPARLVIDLYNNKKPQKETVVATPKIINGDLSLAQQLGLGIRRIVIDPGHGGKDPGCRYGRLKEKYISLEVSKRLAQKLKSRLGCEVVLTRTRDKFIPLEERTAIANLKNADLFISIHVNSSPNRRAYGLETYYLNFASDEEAMRTAALENAASSHSLSELQDLLKNILLNTKLEESRRLAQAVQKNMVGGVRKRYRYVKNRGVRTAPFIVLIGTRMPAVLVEIGFISNRYERARLKSPTYWNLIAEGIAKGIEEYVHSIKLTSLP; from the coding sequence ATGTTTGTTCCTGTCAAAAAAATAACTTTTCTGTTCTTGTTTTTGGCGTTTTTTAGCCAGTGTTTTTTTGTTGATAGTGTACAAGCCACAAGTGCCGAAAAAGCCTTTCAGCTAGCCGAGAAAGAACTAAACCGCTTTGCCCATTCGCGAAAGATAAAATACCGCCGTTACTGGATAGAAATCATAAATCGTTATCGCCAAATCTATTTGCGTTATCCAGAAAGCGCTGTAGCCCCTCGGGCTTTATATCGCTGCGGTCGCCTTTATGAAGAACTTTATGGTTATTCAGGGAAAACTTACGACTTAAAGCGTGCTCTAAGTTATTATCGGTTGATATGGGAAAAGTATCCGCGAAGCCCACAAGCCAAGCTAGCCTTACAAAGGGCTATTTCTATTTATGAGAAAAAACTAAAAGATCCTGTAAAAGCCCTTTCTCTTAAGAAAAAACCTAAAAAATTAACGGACAGAAGAAAAAAGCATTCCCCTCCCAAGAAAATCGCCCCAAAAACTTCTACGGCAACTAATAACCAAACAAAAACTCCAGCTACCTCTAATCACCATAAACTTTTGGCGGTAGAAGTAGGAGGTACAGTCAAACAAATTCGGCAGTGGTCTGGTGAAAATTACAGTCGGGTGGTGCTCGACCTATCGAAACCAGTAAAATATAAAGCCCACGTGCTTAAGGCTCACGCCGGCAAACCTCCTCGCCTTTATGTGGACCTTAAGCCAGCCAAGATTTCTCCTTACACCAAGCCTGAGATCCCCATAAAAGACAGTTTCCTTAAACAGATACGTTTTGGACAATATCGTAAAGATACCGTAAGGGTCGTGCTAGACTTAACCAGCCTTACTGATTATCGCATATTCTTCTTAAATGAACCGGCTCGCCTGGTAATAGACCTTTATAACAATAAAAAGCCCCAAAAAGAAACAGTAGTTGCCACACCTAAGATTATAAATGGAGATCTTTCTTTGGCTCAACAGCTTGGGCTGGGAATTAGACGCATTGTAATTGATCCTGGCCATGGAGGAAAAGACCCTGGCTGTCGTTACGGGCGCTTGAAGGAGAAGTATATTTCCTTAGAAGTTTCAAAACGTTTGGCTCAAAAATTAAAGTCTCGACTGGGTTGTGAGGTAGTTTTAACGCGAACACGAGACAAATTTATTCCGTTAGAAGAACGTACGGCTATAGCCAATCTTAAAAATGCTGATCTTTTCATATCAATCCATGTGAATAGCTCTCCAAACAGAAGGGCTTATGGTCTTGAAACATACTACCTCAACTTTGCCAGTGACGAAGAAGCCATGCGTACCGCAGCCCTTGAAAACGCTGCCTCTTCGCATTCTTTAAGCGAATTGCAGGATCTTCTAAAAAACATTTTGCTTAACACCAAACTAGAAGAATCCAGGCGTTTGGCCCAAGCAGTTCAGAAAAATATGGTAGGCGGAGTTAGAAAACGATATCGTTATGTAAAAAATCGCGGAGTGAGAACCGCACCTTTTATAGTCCTTATTGGTACCAGAATGCCTGCGGTACTGGTAGAAATAGGCTTTATCAGTAATCGCTATGAAAGGGCCCGTCTAAAAAGCCCAACTTACTGGAACCTCATTGCCGAAGGGATAGCCAAAGGGATAGAAGAATATGTCCACTCTATAAAACTAACGTCTCTCCCTTAG
- the mutS gene encoding DNA mismatch repair protein MutS, with protein sequence MVHITPMFRQYLEIKEKYPDAILFFRLGDFYEMFFEDAELASRILDIALTSRDKGTKEKVPMCGVPAANAAHYINRLVSAGYKVAICEQVEDPKQAKGIVKREVIRVVTPGLNLDEETLTSKDNRFLVSLFPGKAWGMAHLDLSTGDFKVTEIHSEEEMLNELFRLEPKEILLPETLKDSALERKIRELIPHIFISYRVFINAKQRAEELIKERYQVADLTGFGLSQAPAALCAAATLLDYVIETQKEVSSHLGVPKFYYLSQFLIIDEATKRNLEILRNNLDGSLKGSLLWVLDKTLTPMGGRLLKEWLLYPLRNLESIEARLEAVAYLVDEPSKRKNLRELLARIADVERLTGRAAMGVANPRDLLALKDSLKMVPQLKELLPEKISPLLDAIKENLLVPGDLVQNLEKTIREEAPVNFKEGGVIKDGVHEELDELRRLKDDALSFLAELETRERARTGIPNLKVGYNRVFGYYIEVSKSHLSKVPDNYIRKQTLVGGERFITPELKEFEAKVLSADERIKELEQELFLEIRKNVAEKAQELKKLARALATLDVLASLAEVAVTNNYIRPKIIEEPGIQIREGRHPVVEKALPSGSFVPNSVKLDLKENVVLVITGPNMAGKSTILRQTALITLLAHVGSFVPAEEATIGLCDRIFSRIGASDQLSRGRSTFMVEMSECANILHQATSRSLVILDEIGRGTSTYDGLAIAWAVAEFLHEKKIMTLFATHYHELVELAGEYPGIKNFNVAVKTFEDQIIFLYRLLPGPASESYGVQVAALAGLPKEVIARAKDILKSLENKTSPPLKAKKEKKRQKSLFSPDDILKRQILGIDPDRLSPLEALQKLYELKALAEKH encoded by the coding sequence ATGGTACACATTACCCCTATGTTTCGTCAGTATCTCGAGATTAAAGAAAAGTACCCAGATGCCATCCTTTTTTTCCGTCTGGGTGATTTTTACGAAATGTTTTTTGAAGATGCAGAGCTAGCTTCTCGCATCCTTGATATTGCCCTTACGTCGCGAGACAAAGGCACAAAAGAAAAGGTCCCTATGTGTGGAGTGCCGGCGGCAAACGCCGCCCATTACATAAACCGCCTGGTATCTGCTGGCTATAAGGTAGCTATATGTGAACAGGTGGAAGATCCCAAACAGGCCAAAGGCATAGTAAAAAGGGAAGTTATCCGGGTGGTAACTCCAGGGCTCAATCTGGACGAAGAGACGCTCACCTCTAAAGATAATCGTTTTCTTGTAAGCCTTTTCCCTGGAAAGGCTTGGGGAATGGCCCATCTAGACCTCTCAACCGGAGATTTTAAAGTCACCGAAATTCATAGCGAAGAAGAAATGTTAAACGAACTTTTCCGCCTTGAGCCTAAAGAAATTCTACTACCAGAAACCCTTAAAGATAGCGCTTTAGAAAGAAAAATTCGCGAACTTATACCGCATATTTTTATTTCCTATCGAGTTTTTATTAATGCAAAACAAAGGGCTGAAGAGCTAATCAAAGAAAGATATCAAGTGGCAGACCTCACTGGTTTTGGCCTTAGCCAAGCTCCTGCGGCTCTCTGTGCAGCCGCAACCCTTCTTGATTACGTAATAGAAACTCAGAAGGAAGTCTCAAGTCATCTAGGCGTCCCTAAATTTTATTACCTTTCACAGTTTTTAATAATAGATGAAGCTACCAAGAGAAATCTAGAAATACTACGCAATAATCTTGATGGTAGCCTTAAAGGAAGCCTTCTCTGGGTACTTGATAAGACCCTCACTCCGATGGGCGGCAGGCTCCTTAAAGAATGGCTTCTTTATCCCCTAAGAAATCTAGAGTCAATAGAAGCACGCCTTGAGGCAGTAGCTTATTTAGTAGATGAACCTTCTAAACGCAAAAATTTACGCGAACTACTGGCTCGCATTGCTGATGTGGAAAGACTTACTGGCCGTGCTGCCATGGGGGTGGCAAATCCCCGCGATTTATTGGCCCTAAAAGATTCCCTAAAAATGGTTCCCCAGCTAAAAGAACTTTTACCAGAAAAAATTTCCCCTTTGCTCGACGCCATTAAGGAAAACCTTTTGGTGCCAGGAGATTTAGTCCAAAACCTAGAAAAAACTATTCGCGAAGAGGCCCCAGTTAATTTCAAAGAAGGGGGCGTCATCAAAGACGGTGTTCACGAAGAACTCGACGAACTACGCCGTTTAAAAGACGATGCCCTTTCTTTTCTGGCTGAACTGGAAACCCGAGAACGAGCTCGCACAGGGATCCCCAACCTTAAGGTGGGCTACAATCGCGTATTCGGCTACTACATTGAAGTCTCTAAAAGCCATTTATCAAAAGTCCCAGATAATTACATTCGCAAACAAACCCTGGTGGGCGGAGAGCGCTTTATTACCCCTGAGCTAAAAGAATTCGAAGCCAAAGTTCTTTCGGCCGATGAACGTATAAAAGAACTTGAACAGGAGCTTTTCCTGGAGATAAGAAAAAACGTAGCCGAAAAGGCACAAGAATTAAAAAAGCTCGCTAGAGCACTAGCTACTTTAGATGTATTGGCTTCTCTAGCTGAAGTGGCGGTTACCAACAATTACATTCGTCCCAAAATTATCGAAGAACCGGGGATACAAATCAGAGAAGGCCGCCATCCAGTAGTGGAAAAGGCTCTACCTTCGGGTTCTTTTGTGCCCAATAGTGTAAAACTGGACCTCAAAGAAAACGTTGTTCTTGTTATCACTGGCCCTAACATGGCCGGGAAATCAACAATTTTGCGCCAGACAGCCCTTATAACCCTTCTTGCCCATGTAGGTTCTTTTGTGCCCGCTGAAGAGGCTACTATTGGGCTTTGTGACCGCATATTTTCACGGATAGGGGCTTCTGACCAGCTCTCTCGCGGACGCAGCACCTTTATGGTGGAAATGTCTGAATGTGCTAACATCTTACATCAGGCCACTTCAAGAAGCCTTGTAATCCTTGACGAAATCGGCCGAGGCACCAGCACTTATGATGGCCTGGCCATTGCGTGGGCAGTGGCAGAGTTTTTGCATGAAAAAAAGATTATGACGCTTTTTGCCACTCACTATCACGAACTAGTAGAGCTTGCAGGAGAATATCCTGGTATAAAGAACTTCAACGTGGCGGTTAAGACCTTTGAAGACCAAATAATTTTTCTTTATCGCCTACTACCTGGGCCAGCCAGTGAGTCCTATGGGGTACAAGTGGCTGCCCTGGCAGGGTTGCCAAAAGAAGTAATTGCCAGAGCAAAAGATATTTTAAAATCTTTGGAAAACAAAACTTCTCCTCCTTTAAAAGCTAAAAAAGAAAAGAAAAGGCAAAAAAGCCTGTTCTCACCAGATGATATTTTAAAGCGCCAGATATTAGGAATAGATCCAGATCGCCTGAGCCCACTTGAAGCTCTACAAAAACTCTATGAGCTCAAAGCACTGGCGGAGAAGCATTAA
- a CDS encoding uracil-DNA glycosylase encodes MVDVWEDLLRYLEFLKRIGVNTLPARKNIRRFLDLDFTPPPKSLAEIEEEIKNCTRCKLHRTRKNIVLGEGPETARLMFIGEAPGKDEDLEGRPFVGRAGQLLDQMLNTVGINRSEVYITNVVKCRPPGNRTPQPDEIEACLPYLTKQIKLIRPAIICTLGRVAAQTVLATTSDLGSLRGKIHKLDDIKVLVTYHPAYLLRNNSQKSAAFEDLKLLKKLYGDLCKIS; translated from the coding sequence ATGGTAGATGTCTGGGAAGATCTTTTGCGATACCTGGAATTTTTAAAGAGAATAGGAGTGAACACCTTGCCAGCCAGAAAAAATATCAGACGCTTTCTTGATCTTGATTTTACTCCGCCTCCTAAAAGCCTAGCGGAGATAGAAGAGGAAATTAAAAATTGCACGCGTTGCAAGCTTCATCGAACTCGCAAAAATATTGTGTTGGGAGAAGGCCCAGAGACAGCCAGACTCATGTTTATTGGCGAGGCTCCAGGAAAAGACGAAGACCTTGAAGGCCGTCCCTTTGTTGGTCGGGCTGGGCAGCTTCTTGATCAAATGCTAAACACCGTAGGGATTAACCGAAGCGAAGTCTATATAACCAACGTGGTCAAGTGCCGTCCACCAGGTAATCGGACCCCGCAACCTGATGAAATTGAAGCCTGCCTGCCTTACCTTACCAAGCAAATCAAGCTGATTCGCCCTGCCATTATTTGTACACTTGGCCGTGTGGCTGCCCAAACAGTTCTGGCCACCACTAGCGATCTCGGTTCTCTTAGGGGAAAAATCCACAAGCTTGACGACATCAAAGTACTAGTCACTTATCACCCTGCTTATTTATTACGCAATAATAGCCAAAAAAGTGCAGCTTTTGAAGATTTGAAACTCCTTAAAAAACTTTATGGAGACCTTTGCAAAATATCTTAA